The Couchioplanes caeruleus sequence GCCTGGCGGGTCTGGTCCTCGATGACGTCGGTCAGCGGGCACGCCGCCGAGGTCAGCGTCATGTCCAGGGTGGCCACGTTGTCGTCGTCGACGTGGACGTCGTAGACGAGACCGAGGTCGACCACGTTGATGCCGAGCTCCGGGTCGACGACGTCCTTCATCGCCTCCTCGACGTCGGCCACGGCGGCTTTGGCACCCGAACCGCCGCCGGACGCCACAGCACCAGACGCCACAGAACCGGACGCCACAGCATCAGACGCCGCAGGACCGGACGCCGCGGCACCAGCCTCGGCCGGTCCGTCCGAAGCGACCGGGGCCGTCGAGGCCGGCGACGTCGCGTCGTCCGGTCCGGCCGTATCCGCCGCGTCCGCGGCGATCTCTTCGACAGTTCTGTCCGTCATGCCTTCACCTCCGGGTTGATGCCCACACCGGCGCGCGCCGCGGCGTCCTTGAATGCCATCCATGGCAGCAGCGCGCATTTCACCCGGGCCGGGTACTTCGCGACGCCGGCGAAGGCGATGCCGTCGCCGAGTACTTCTTCGTCCGGTTCCTTCTGACCTCGGCTCTGCATCAGATCCACGAATTCCGCGTGGATCGCGAAGACCTCCGCCACCGGGCGGCCCTTGAGCAGCTCGTGCAGCACCGATGCCGAGGCCTGGCTGATCGAGCAACCCACCCCGTCGTACGAGATGTCGGACAGGTCGCTGGTGACCCGGACGGTGATCTCGTCGCCGCAGGTGGGGTTCACGTGGTGCGCCTCGCCCTGGTACGGGTCTCGCAGCCCGCGCCCGTGCGGGTGCTTGTAGTGGTCCAGGATGATGTCCTGGTAGAGCTGGTCGATCATCAGGCGAACACCCTCCGCACCTGCTCCAGACCGCGCGCGAGGGCGTCGATCTCGTCGGTCGTCGTATAGAGGTAGAACGAGGCGCGGGTCATCGCCGGCACCCCGTACCGCGTGCACACCGGGCGTGCACAGTGGTGGCCCACTCGCACCTCGACGCCGAGGCTGTCGAGGATCTGCCCCACGTCGTGCGGATGTACCCCCTCCACCTCGAACGACACCGTGCCGCCGCGCCCTTCCGGCGTGGCGGGTCCGAAGATGCGTACGCCGGGGACGTCCGTGAGCGCCTTCAGCGCGTACGCGGTGATCTCCTGCTCGTGGCGGTGCACGTTCTCCATGCCGAGCGCCGTCAGGTAGTCGACGGCGGCGCCGAGGCCGACGGCCTCGGTGATCGGCGGTGTGCCGCCCTCGAAGCGGGCCGGGGGCGGCGCGAACGTGGTGGCGCC is a genomic window containing:
- a CDS encoding metal-sulfur cluster assembly factor, with the translated sequence MTDRTVEEIAADAADTAGPDDATSPASTAPVASDGPAEAGAAASGPAASDAVASGSVASGAVASGGGSGAKAAVADVEEAMKDVVDPELGINVVDLGLVYDVHVDDDNVATLDMTLTSAACPLTDVIEDQTRQALTTGPGGGLVKDFRINWVWLPPWGPDKITDDGRDQLRALGFNV
- the sufU gene encoding Fe-S cluster assembly sulfur transfer protein SufU, yielding MMIDQLYQDIILDHYKHPHGRGLRDPYQGEAHHVNPTCGDEITVRVTSDLSDISYDGVGCSISQASASVLHELLKGRPVAEVFAIHAEFVDLMQSRGQKEPDEEVLGDGIAFAGVAKYPARVKCALLPWMAFKDAAARAGVGINPEVKA